The genomic interval GCCCTCACAATCCACGGACATGGTAACGGTCCGGGCCCCCGCGACGAGCGCGAACCTCGGGAGCGGCTTCGACGTGTTCGGCGTCGCGCTCGCCCGCCCGGCCGACGTGGTTCGGGTCGAGCGCGCAGACGAGACGAGCATCGACGTGACCGGCGCGGGCGCGGAGTTCATCCCGACCGACCCGGCCGAGAACACCGCGGGCGTGGTCGCCCGCGAACTCGACGCCCCGGCGCGAATCCAGATCGACAAGGGCGTCCGCCCCTCCTCGGGGATGGGGTCGTCGGCCGCGAGTGCCGCGGCCGCCGCGGTCGCGCTAAACGAACTCTACGACCGCGGGCTCACCCGAGAGGAACTGGTCCGGGTCGCCGCGCACGGCGAGGCCGCGGTCTCGGGCGAGGCCCACGCCGACAACGTCGCGCCAGCCATCCTCGGGGGGTTCACGATAGTCACCGACGACGACGTGACGCGGATGGACGCCGACCTCGACGTGGTGGCCTGCCTGCCCGAGACCGTGGTCTCGACCCGCGAGGCCCGGGGTGTCCTCCCCGAGGAGGTCGGGATGGACGAGATGGTCGAGACGGTGGGCAACGCCGCGACGCTGGTCGCGGGGATGTGCAGGGACGACCCCGAACTGGTGGGCAGGGGGATGGGAGACCCGGTGGTGACGCCCGCCCGCGCCGCCCTCATCGACGGCTACGACGCGGTCGAGTCGGCCGCCCGCGACGCGGGCGCGACCGGCGTCACGGTGTCTGGCGCGGGACCGACCGTGCTGGCGGTGTGTCGGTCCGGGACGCGCCAGCGCGTGGCTGGCGCGATGGTCGAGGCGTTCGGTGAGGAGGGGGTCGACGCCCGGGCGTATCAGACCGAGGTCGGGACGGGTGCGGAATTCTGTCGGTGACGTTCAACTGCTTTCTTCGTCGGCTTCGTCCTCGTCTAGCGCTAACTGCGTCTCGATGTCTGGACGGTCTCGTTTCCCATCGTCCGTAGTATCGTCTTCGTCACTCATCGCTCCCGTCTTCGTCGCTGAAGTCGCCCTTGAAGACCATCTGTGACTCGATATCGGGGCGTTCGCGGTCTTCTTCGGATGATCCGCTCATGAGTGTGTGTTAGGTTGCGGGCCTCAAGTATCTTCGCCATCACTTAGCAAATCAGAAATCTGATTCTTCCAGTTTAGAAACCAGGTCTCGAACCGTCTTGGTGGGTCAGTTAGCTTCCACCACCGACGCGTCGTTCCGTAAAGCCCGCTCACTTTCCCGAAAAGTAAGAAGAACCCAATTATAACCAGATTACTATACGGGTGGAGAGTTATGGAATTGTGGATATCTACGATTCCGAGCGTTAGGTAGAAAATCGAACCTACGGCGACTAACAAGGTCAGTGTGAACAGGAGGGCATTCGACGCATTCTTTTCGAAGTTGTACCGTATCATCCGACCGTATTCGAGTGCGATCTCCTCCTCGATTAAATCGTAATCGTACTTCTGATTCAGGATGCTGTCCTCTATCGCCTCTTTTGCGATCCCGATTCTCTCGGAAGTAGACGTATATGTCACGGATGAAAGGATTATGGACGTGAATAGCAATACTCCTCCCGTCGTCGTGTACGGCGTGATGAGAACGTCGAGAGAGACATCTTCGGCGCTTACGGCTATCGAGAGGCCGGTAACGAGGATACTTGCGACCACGAGATTGATTCGGAATATCTGAATCGCCTTCTCGTCGATATCTGAGAGCGTAGCCGTCTGCTCGTCGATGGTCTGTCTCGCTTCTTCACGGGCTAGTCGGGCGCGTGCAATCCTCTCTTCGTATTCGTCATCCGGAATATCAACCATTCGTCTTCACGGGAATATTGACTATAGATGGTTTATATAATTACATGAATGCGATAGCGAACGACCGCCCGCCTCAGCAACCGCGCCACGACTCTCCCGGTGGGTCGAGGCGGTGTCTCCGGACCCGAGTCGGCTCTCGGGACGGCCGATGAGGGACTCGAGTCCCCCGTCGAATGCGGTGACGTGGGAAGATGTTCGGGGGAAGGCGCTTTGGCAGGTAGTTGCTCTGGTCGATTGTGAGCGTCCGGGCCGCCGCTACTCGATACTCGCTACTCGCTGGCGGCGACTCGCCGCCGCGCTTCCGACGGCGGCCGACTCGGACGCCTTCCAGTACACGACCATGACATCGACAATCGACCCGGAGACACGACTCGGACGGCTCGTCAGGGAGAACCCCGAATTCGCGCCGGTGTTCGAATCGCTCGGCATCGACTACTGCTGTGGCGGGGACGTCGCGCTCGAACGGGCCTGCGAGGAGAGCGACCTCCAACTCGAATCCGTGCTCGAACGCTTGGAGGACGCCCGCTCGGCCGACCCGGCCGAGACGACCCCCGAATCGCTCTCGGCGCTCGTCGACGACGTGGTCGAGACCCATCACGACTACCTCCGGGACGAACTCCCGTCGCTCGAACGCGTCGTGCGGAAGGTCGCGCGGGTCCACGGCGACGGCCACCCGGAGCTCCGGGAGATCGAATCGGAGTTCCTCGACCTCCGGGAGGAGGTCACCCACCACATCGCCGACGAGGAGGAGAACGTCTTCCCCGAGCTGGTGGCCCTCGACGGGGCGGAGTCGCTCGCGCCCGACGACGAAGAGCGGATTCGGGAGGCCGTCGACCACCTCGAATCGGAACACGACGCCGCGGCGTCCGGACTCGAACGCATCTGGGCGCTGAGCGACGACTACGCGGTCCCGGACGACGCCTGCACGAGCTACCGGAACATGCTCGACCGACTGCAGATGCTCGAAGAGGACATGCACCTGCACGTTCACAAGGAGAACAACGTGCTGTTCCCAGAGGCCGAGGAACTGCTCGCCGCCGAGTAGCGTCTCGGGGGCTCGGACTCAGTTCCCGCGACCCTGAAGCTTCTCCTCGTCGGGCAGGTCGGCGTTGGCCTCGCCCTTCATGCCCGAGCCGATGTCCTTGCTGATGGCGGCGAGTCGGTCGGGGTCGTCCCAGTTGTTCGTCGCCTCGACGATGGCGTCGGCCATCGCCTCGGGGTCCTCCGCGCCGAAGATGCCCGACCCGACGAAGATGCCGTCACAGCCGTGGTGCATCATGAGCGCGGCGTCGGCGGGGGTGGCGATGCCGCCCGCCGCGAAGTTGACGACCGGGAGCCGACCCGCCTCGGCGGTCTCGTGGACGAGGTGGGCGGGGGCCTCGATGTCGCGGGCGTAGGCCTCGCGCTCCTCGTGGGTCATCCCTTCCAGCTTGCGAATCTCGCCCTTGATGGTGCGCTGGTGGTGGACCGCCTGATTCACGTCGCCGGTGCCCGCCTCGCCCTTGGTGCGGATCATCGCCGCGCCCTCCTCGATTCGGCGGAGGGCCTCGCCGAGGTTCCGCGCGCCGCAGACGAACGGCGCGGTGAACTCGCGCTTGTCGATGTGGTACTTGTCGTCGGCGGGCGTGAGGACCTCGGACTCGTCTATCATGTCGACGCCGACGGATTCGAGGATTTGGGCCTCCGTGGTGTGGCCGATGCGGGACTTGCCCATCACCGGGATGGAGACCTCCTCGATTATCTCCTCGACGTCGGCGGGGTCGGCCATCCGGGCGACCCCGCCGCGCTTGCGGATGTCGGCCGGGACGGCTTCGAGCGCCATCACCGCGACCGCGCCCGCGTCCTCCGCGATGCGGGCCTGCTCGGGGTTCACCACGTCCATGATGACCCCGCCCTTCTGCATCCGGGCGAACCCGCGCTTGACGAGTTCGCTACCGCGCTTGAGTTCCTCGATGTCTGTCGGTTCGGCCATGTCAGACGATTTCGAGGCGAACGGTTAATGCGTACCGATTGCCCACGAGATTGCCGAGGTCGCGTGATTGGGTCGCTTCGGGTTCGAGGACGACTGATTCGGGTTCGAGGATGACTGATTCGGGTTCGAGGATGACTGATTCGGGTCCAGTGTCGGTAGCTACCGGGACTACTGGTTCGTCGGCCGTGTCGCTAGCTACTGGCGTCACCTATGAGAAAGAAGCCCTCACTCGGCGAGCGCGCCGCAACGCGGCGCGCTGTCCTCGTTCGCCCTTCATCCGCCGAGGCATCCCCGTTCCTCCCCGCAGGCGGCGCACTCGTGCGCCGCCTGCGCGTCCCGTGGTCCGGTTGGCCTGCGAAACGCCGTTCCCGTCCGGGCCTCCGCGGTCAGGATGCACTCGCGCGCCTCCGAGAGGCGCGCGAGTGGGGAGGGACGGGGGCGCGGTGCGGTTGGGGTGCGGTCGCGGTGCGGTTGGGGTGCTGTGCGGTGCGGTCCTCACAGGTGTCGGGAGTAGCTAGCGTCTCGGCGGACTCGTCCCCGCTGACACCGAATCCTCGGACCTCCCGCGTTCCGACCCAGAACGACCCGTCGCTCGGGTTCGATTCAGACCGCCAAAGCTTTGCGCCGGACGTGCGAGCGACCCCGTATGGCGCTTCCCGAACGCTGGGACCTCCCCGGACGCGGGGACCTCCCCGACCCGGAGGACCTCCCGCGGTACGTCGCACCCCTCCCGCGGTGGCTGGAGGACTTCGGTCTGCGGTACGCGTGGGCCATCGTCGCGATAAACCTCCTCGGCACCGCGTTCGGCTTCTACTACTACCTCCCGCAGTTCGAGTTCGAACCGGTCGTGATGTGGCCGTTCGTCCCCGACAGCCCGGTCGCCACGCTGTTCATCGCGGCGAGCCTCGCGTGCTGGAAGCTCGGCCGCCAGCGGGCGTGGCTCGACGCCCTCGCCTTCTTCGGGTGCATCAAGCTCGGCCTCTGGACGCCGTACGTCCTGCTCGCGTTCGGGTCCGACTTCTCGTATCTCCACTGGGCGATGTACAACTTCCTGTTCTGGAGCCACCTCGGGATGGTCGCCGAGGCGTTCGTCATCCACCGCTACTCGGACTTCCCGGTCCGGGCGGTCGCGGTCGCGGTGGGCTGGTACGGCCTCAACGACCTCGTGGACTACTTCGTCCCGGTCGTGGGCGACCCCCACCACACCACGATTCCCGCGGAGTGGACCGCGGCGGGCTACGACCACGCGCTCGGGGCCCACGACGTGGCGGCGGCCGGGGCGGTCGTGCTCACCCTCGCGGCGACGTTCCTCGCGCTCTCGACCCGGGTGAAGAAGCTGGAAGCGAAGGGCGGCGAGACGTAACGAGAACGACCGAAGCCGACCCGCCGCTCCGGAATCGTTTTGTGGCGCGCGTGACACCCGAAACCCGATGCCGTCCGACACGTCCTCGCCCATCTCGCTCTCCCGGCGCGAACTCCTCGCCGCTACCGCGACCGCGAGCGCGGTCGCGGCGGCCGGATGCGCCGGTACCGAATCGGTCCCCGACGACCAGCGCTGGTCCCAGTTCGGTTTCGACACCGCAAACACCGCCCACAATCCCGACGCCGAGGGACCCGCCGAGGAGCCGACCGTCGCGTGGGTCCGCGTCGGCGGTAGCTACTACCGCAACTCGACCCAGCCGCTGGTCGGCGACGCGGTGTACGCCAACGCGTGGCACGACGGCGTGTTCGCGCTCGACCCCGCGGACGGGTCGGTCCGGTGGCACGACGGGGACGCCGACAACACGCAACTCACCCCCGCGCTCGCCGAGGGAACGCTCGCGTTCCCGACGCGGGACGGCTTCCGGGGCGTCGCGGCCGACGGCGGCCTGCGCGCGTTCGGCCGGGCGGTCGGCTACGGCCGCTGGCGGACCGACCTCGACTACCCCCAGTCCCCGCCCTCGGTCGCCGACGGCCTGCTCGTCGCCGGAATCGGTGCGAACCACTCGGCCGACGGCGGCCGCGTGGCGGCCGTCGACGCGGCCGACGGCACCGTCCGGTGGGAGTTTCCGGTCGAGACGAGCGTCTGGGGCGCGCCCGCGGTCGCCGACGGCGTGGTCTACGCCGCGGCGCGCGACGACGACCAGCGGGACGCCGAGACGCAGGGGACGGTCCACGCCATCGACCTCGCGGACGGAACCGAGGTCTGGTCGCGGCCGCTCGGCGAGTCGCCCCGGTTCAACCCCGTGGGCGCGCCGGTCGTCGGCGACGGCCTCGTCTACGTGCCGACCGGGACCGGCCCGCTGGTCGCGCTCGGCGCCGAGTCGGGCGAGGAGGTCTGGCGGGCCGACCCGCCCGAGGGCGTGCAGGCCTCGCCCGCGCTCGCGGGCGGGGTGCTCTACGCTGGCTGTCTCGACGGCACCCTCCGCGCGCTCGACGCCGCGACGGGCGAGGTCGAGTGGACCGGGGAGGCACAGACGTACTACGGCGGGCCGACGGTCGGCGAGCGCGGCGTCTACGCGGTCGGGAGCGGGGGCGAGGTCGTCTCGTGGACCCGCGACGGCCGCGAGCGCTGGCGGGTCGCCATCGACCCGCCCGTGTCCGGCTCGCCGGTTCCCGCCGAGGGGCGGCTGTTCGTCGGGACCGGCGACGGCCTGCTGTACGCGCTGGAGTGAGGTCTCGGGTCGCGGGGCTTCACCTCAGTTCGATGGTAAACCTTGATACAGTTGGGAGTTTATGTCCGGACGAATGACCGCCGGAGACAGAGTCGCCGATTTCGTGGTGTCCCACAGTCGGCTCGTAATCGTGATACTACTGCTGGTGACCGCGGGCGTCGCTGCGGGCGTCGACCCCTCGCCCGACTCGCGGTCCATCGGCGACGTACAGGCCGACTCGCCCGAACAGCGCGCGCTCGACGACATCGAGGCGAACTTCTCGACCGACGACCGGACCGTCGCACAGGTCGTGGTCCGAGGCGACGACGTACTGACCCGCGAGTCGATGGTCGAAACGTTGCGCCTCCAGCGGACCCTCCGCGACGACGAGGAGATCGGACCGACGCTGGCCGACGACCGCCCGACGGTGGGGCTCGCGAACCTCGTGGCGACCGCCGCGATTCACGCTGGGGGCGGCGAGTCGGCGACGGGGACGCCGTCGCTCGACGACCAGATTTCCCGGCTCGAATCGATGGACGACGACGAGTTCGACCGCGTTCTCTCGGCGGTGCTGGACCCAGAGAGCGAGTCGGTCCCGGCCGACCCCTACCGGTTCCTCCCCAGCGACTACGAACCCGGCACGACCGACGCGGAGGCCCGGACGCTGTTCGTCTTCCAGACGACCGACGAGGGCGGGACCGGCGACGAGGGCGCGACAGGCGACGAGGACGCGACGGACGACGATTCGACGGGAGTCACGACCGACGAGGCCTTCGACGCGCAGGTCGCCATCGCCGACATCGTCGACGAGCGCTTCGGCGACTCGGCGTTCGTCTTCGGGGCGGGCATCGTCGAGTCCGAGTCCGGTAACGCGCTCGTCGACAGCTTCGTCGTCCTGCTACCGCTGGCGTTCCTGCTCGTGCTGGTGGTGCTCGCGGTCGCCTACCGGGACGTCCTCGACGTGGCGCTGGGGCTGGTCGGCGTCGGCCTCGTCCTCGCGTGGCTCGGCGGCGTCATGGGGTGGCTCGGGATTCCGAGCAGTCAGCTACTCATCGCCGTCCCGTTCCTGCTCATCGGCCTGTCCATCGACTACGCGCTCCATGTCGTGATGCGCTACCGGGAGGCCGGGCGCGAGGCCCCCGAGGCCGACCCCGCGGCCGCGATGCGGGCGGGTCTCGCGGGCGTGCTGGTCGCGCTCGCGGCCGCGACCCTCTCGACCGGCATCGGGTTCCTCTCGAACCTCGTGAGTTCGATCCCCGCGATTCGGGACTTCGCGTTGCTGTCGGCCGCGGGCATCTTCGCCACCTTCGTCGTGTTCGGCCTGCTCGTCCCTGCGCTCAAGGTCGAACTCGACGGGTGGCTCGCCGACCGCGGCCGCGACCGCCGCAAGACCGCGTTCGGCGTCGAGGCGGGCGTCGCCAACCGCGTCCTCTCGGTCGGGGGCGAGGCCGCCCTCCGCGTCCCGGTGGCGGTCGTCGCGCTCGCGCTGGTCGTCTCAGCGGCTGGCGGGGTCGCGGCAACCGACATCGACACCGAGTTCAACGAGCAGGACTTCCTGCCGCTCGACGCGCCCGAGTGGGCCAAGTCGCTCCCCGGGCCGCTCGCGCCCGGCGACTACGACATCCGGGAGAACGCCGAGTTCGTCGGCGACTCGTTCGCGCGGCCCGGCGGCGGGGGCCAGACCGAGGTGCTGGTCGAGGGCAACGTGACCGACCCCGAGACGCTCGACCGAATCGTCGAGGGCCAGCGCGTCGCGTCCGACCGCGCGGCGTTCGTCGCGCGGTCGGACGGCACCGCGACCGTCGAGTCGCCCGCGACCGTGCTCCGGTCGGTCGCCGACCGCGACGAGGACCTCGCCCGCCGAATCGACGCGAGCGACACCGACGGCGACGGTCTCCCCGACGAGAACCTCACCGCGGTCTACGACGCGCTGTTCGACGCCGCGCCCGAGGAGGCCGCGACCGTGCTCCACCGGACCGACGACGGCCGGTACGTCGCGGCGCGACTGTCGCTGTCGGTCCGCGGGAGCGCCTCCGCGCAGGACGCCGCCGCCGACACCCGGGCGGTCGCCGAGGCGGTGGCCGACGCGCCCCGTGCGTCGGCCATCGCCACCGGCGGGCAGGTGGTCACCGCGGTCGCCCAAGACGGCCTGCTGGAGACGCTCGTCGAGGCGCTGGCTGTCACGCTGGTCGCGATTCTGGGCCTGTTGGCCGCGCTGTACTGGCGACGCTACCGCGCTCCCGCGCTCGGGGTCGTCACGCTCGTGCCGGTCGTCTGCGCGCTGGCGTGGCTCCTCGGGACGATGTGGGTGCTCGACATCCCGTTCAACACCGAGACCGCGGTCATCACCAGCCTCGCCATCGGTCTGGGCGTCGACTACAGCATCCACTTCAGCGAGCGGTTCGTCGAGGAGCGCCGGGGTTCCGACTCGACCGCCGAGACGCTCCGGACGACCATCACCGGCACCGGCGGCGCGCTGCTCGGGAGCGCGACGACCACGGCGGCCGGGTTCGGCGTCCTCGGGTTCGCGCTCACGCCGCCCATCCGGCGCTTCGGCATCGTCACCGGCCTCAGCATCGTGTTCGCCTTCGTGGCCTGCATGACGGTCCTGCCGTCACTGCTGGTGCTGTGGGACCGGTACGTGGCGTAGGCGTCGGTCGTCTCGGTCTCCCCGAAGCGGTCGCGTGAAGGAGAGACTCTACTCAGACGAGGGACTATTTCAAGTAGGATGCGATATATGTCGAGCGTATGTCTTCAAGTCGTCCTATGAACGAGTCAGTGCCTTCCGAACAAGAACTAATGAGGCAGAAGGGTATCAGAGAAGGTGGTTGGTTTTCAAAAGGGAGACTCTCAAGCGAGTATCTTACTGAACTTACTGAGAACTTTTCTTTCGATGGAGTCTCTCTCTGCTTGGTCGGAATCGTATTTGTAACCGGAATCAGTCTAATTTTCGGTAGCTTAGCATCGCTCCTGTCTATTGGCCTCCAAGGAGCACTCGTAATTACAATTACTTTACTAACCTCGGTGTTTACACTCCTTTCTGTACGAGAAAGTAAACGAGATAGAGAGGCAAGCGTCGAACCGACTTTGTTTGTGGGCAAACGGGGGGAGAAGTACGGACTACTGAATCTCGGGAGCGGTCCCGCTCACGAACTTTCGGTGGCGATTGCTTACAACTCTCGTAAAGATTGGAAAGAACTAGAATCAAAAAGAGGCAGTATTTTGCGCGTCGATGATTTCCTATCGCTCGAAACGGAGGAACGCCCAGAATACGTTCACATGGAATATCGTAGCAACGTCGGATACAAAGAGTACAACGTCACCAGAGAGGTCCTCCCGGACGAAGACTAATTCTCCCCGTCCCCGTGCGCGCGAACCCACAGCTCCCCGATGCGCGACAGCCGCGTCCGATACGACTTCCCGCGTTCCTCCTGCTCGATGTACCCTTTCCCGCCCGGCCCGAGCCGGTCGACGTTGTAGATGACCTTCGACCGGAAGCTGTCGGTGTACTCCTCGCCGAGCTCGCGCGCCAGCGCCTCTGCGAGCTCCGAAACCGACGCGAACTCGCCGTCCTCACCGAGCTTGAACAGGATGAGCTCCTCGAAGGGCTTGACGTTCGAGAAGGAGGCGACCGGGAGTTCCACGATGTGGCCGTCGCCGACCTCCTTCGCGCCGATGGTGGTCCCGCGCTCGTCGAACTCCGCGAGGAGGTCGCGGGCCGATTCGAGTCGCGCGACGATGCGCTCGTCGGCGCCCGGGTCGGCGGCCCGTTCCTCGTCGTCGCCCGCCCGGAGGTCTTCGAGCAGGTCGACCTGCCTGCGGAGTTCCTCGGCGAGTTCGGTTTCGAGGTACTTCTCGGGCGCGGTGTAGTAGGTGTGGATGCGGTCGCGCTCGCCCTCGCGCTCGACCATCACCGAGTGGGCCGCGGTCGCGAACGCGAAGCTCACGGTCCGGGGCATCGCGGAGATGTTGACCCACACCTCGCGGTCGGCGTCGAGTTCGGCGTTGATGAGGTCGAACGCCTGCTCGAAGGCGGTGTCGTAGTCGTAGACGTCCTCGACCACGACGCGCTCGGTGGTCGCGCCCAGCAGGTTCCGGAAGTCCTGTTCGAGCTTCTCCGAGAGGTTCTGGGAATACTCGACGTTGGCCTCGCTCCCGACCGCTCCTTCGAGGAGGATGACGCGGTCCACGTCCAGCTGGTCGCGGACGAGCGGGGCGATGAGCCGGTCGTAGTCGAATCCGACCGGGACGACGTGGGTTTGCATACGTGGTAGTTAGGCGGGGACGTTATGAATCCCGTTGAGTCCCGTATCGTCCGGCGGTGGCGGTACCCTCTCTCGCCCTCGAACACCGTCTTACTCGGACCCCGACACTTTTAAGCGTGTAGTCGATGCATTCCAACGTGATGCCAGGGGAGAACGACACCAAGTCGCCCGACGACCTCGCGGATGCTACCGGTGCCGATTCGGCCGTCGTTTCGAAGGAGTACGAGGCCGCAGCGGAACTCGCAGGGCTCCGTGACGATTCCGAGGAATAGGATATTCGATGTCGAACCGAGGCGCGAATAACACGATTGAGCAACTCTTGGGAACTCGAACGGGCGGTCCACGAAGCGCCGTTTCTCAGGACGTCATCAATCGCGTTCGAGTCTCGGCGAATATCGTTCGGCAGAACTTCGACGAGTTGGAGGACTTCGTGGATGGACGGTTAGATAACGACGCTCTATTCATCGTGTACACGCCGAACGGTGGCGAAGCGGCGTCGTATCTCTACAAGCACATCCATAACTATCTCTCGTCGCTGTACTCGTTCAACGAGCAGATTCGAGAACGAGTCAACGACCTCGCACCCGAGAATTCGATTACCAAGCAGGATATCATCTCAGGGCAGTCGTTCTATTCCGAACGGTTGGCGTTCCTTCGGGGGCTTCGACACGACGTTCAACACGGGGAGTACAACAGCCTAAAACTGGACTGCCGTCACACAGCAGGCAATTTCCGAATATACTGCGTCGAGTTCAACGAACAGGCGTTCAGTAGCGGAGCAGTACGGCACCCGCCCGATTATCTTCGACATACGAACCAACGGGACCGCAGATATCCGCTTCCGTACATCGCCGAATTCCATAAGCAGTACTTCAACGGTTTCGTCGACGATTCGGTCGATTGGCTGACCGGGAATCCATAGAAGGCGTCTTCTCCGTTAAACTCATCTAGTCCGCCCGTAGCCCCTCGTACACCGCGGGCTCCTCGTCGGCCGCTGGCGTCGTGACCGCCGAGACGGAGAGCGTGAGGACGAGCCCGAGGAGCATGCCGACGACCGAGGCGCTCCAGCCCCAGTAGGTGTCGGGGACAGCAATCTGAATCACGTAGCTCTCGGTCAGGAGCGGCACCCAGTCGAGCAGGTCCACCCTGACGGTCGGGACGAACACGCTCGCGAGGTAGAACGCCTGACTCCCGCCGAGGCCCGCGAACATCCCCGCGCGGGTCGTCCCGCGCCAGTAGAGGGCGACGATGACGGGCAGGGCGAGCTGGGCGAATCCGCCGAACGCGGTGTCGCCGATCTCGATGAGCGTCCCGGGCTGGAACAGGCTGGCGACGAACGCGAGGGTGGCGAACACGGCGACCCCGACCCGAGCGAGTACGTCCTCTCGTCGGTCGCTCGCGTCGGGGTCGACGAACGGCCGGTAGAGGTCGCGGGTGAAGTACGACGACCCCGACAGCAGCATCGAGTCCGAGGAACTCATCATCGCCGCGAGCGCCCCGGCGACCACCAGCGCCGCGAACCACCCTGGCGTGTACTCGTTGAGCAACACCGGGAGGACGTTGCCGCCCTCCGGAACCGACACGCCGAGTCCCTGCGCCCACGCCCCGAGCATGAACGCCGGGACGAACAGGAGCACGACCAGAATGGGCCACAGCGCGAACGTGCGCTTGAGCACCGTCTTC from Halorussus salilacus carries:
- a CDS encoding outer membrane protein assembly factor BamB family protein; protein product: MPSDTSSPISLSRRELLAATATASAVAAAGCAGTESVPDDQRWSQFGFDTANTAHNPDAEGPAEEPTVAWVRVGGSYYRNSTQPLVGDAVYANAWHDGVFALDPADGSVRWHDGDADNTQLTPALAEGTLAFPTRDGFRGVAADGGLRAFGRAVGYGRWRTDLDYPQSPPSVADGLLVAGIGANHSADGGRVAAVDAADGTVRWEFPVETSVWGAPAVADGVVYAAARDDDQRDAETQGTVHAIDLADGTEVWSRPLGESPRFNPVGAPVVGDGLVYVPTGTGPLVALGAESGEEVWRADPPEGVQASPALAGGVLYAGCLDGTLRALDAATGEVEWTGEAQTYYGGPTVGERGVYAVGSGGEVVSWTRDGRERWRVAIDPPVSGSPVPAEGRLFVGTGDGLLYALE
- a CDS encoding HFX_2341 family transcriptional regulator; amino-acid sequence: MQTHVVPVGFDYDRLIAPLVRDQLDVDRVILLEGAVGSEANVEYSQNLSEKLEQDFRNLLGATTERVVVEDVYDYDTAFEQAFDLINAELDADREVWVNISAMPRTVSFAFATAAHSVMVEREGERDRIHTYYTAPEKYLETELAEELRRQVDLLEDLRAGDDEERAADPGADERIVARLESARDLLAEFDERGTTIGAKEVGDGHIVELPVASFSNVKPFEELILFKLGEDGEFASVSELAEALARELGEEYTDSFRSKVIYNVDRLGPGGKGYIEQEERGKSYRTRLSRIGELWVRAHGDGEN
- a CDS encoding DUF1405 domain-containing protein, which encodes MALPERWDLPGRGDLPDPEDLPRYVAPLPRWLEDFGLRYAWAIVAINLLGTAFGFYYYLPQFEFEPVVMWPFVPDSPVATLFIAASLACWKLGRQRAWLDALAFFGCIKLGLWTPYVLLAFGSDFSYLHWAMYNFLFWSHLGMVAEAFVIHRYSDFPVRAVAVAVGWYGLNDLVDYFVPVVGDPHHTTIPAEWTAAGYDHALGAHDVAAAGAVVLTLAATFLALSTRVKKLEAKGGET
- a CDS encoding homoserine kinase; the encoded protein is MVTVRAPATSANLGSGFDVFGVALARPADVVRVERADETSIDVTGAGAEFIPTDPAENTAGVVARELDAPARIQIDKGVRPSSGMGSSAASAAAAAVALNELYDRGLTREELVRVAAHGEAAVSGEAHADNVAPAILGGFTIVTDDDVTRMDADLDVVACLPETVVSTREARGVLPEEVGMDEMVETVGNAATLVAGMCRDDPELVGRGMGDPVVTPARAALIDGYDAVESAARDAGATGVTVSGAGPTVLAVCRSGTRQRVAGAMVEAFGEEGVDARAYQTEVGTGAEFCR
- the ric gene encoding iron-sulfur cluster repair di-iron protein, giving the protein MTSTIDPETRLGRLVRENPEFAPVFESLGIDYCCGGDVALERACEESDLQLESVLERLEDARSADPAETTPESLSALVDDVVETHHDYLRDELPSLERVVRKVARVHGDGHPELREIESEFLDLREEVTHHIADEEENVFPELVALDGAESLAPDDEERIREAVDHLESEHDAAASGLERIWALSDDYAVPDDACTSYRNMLDRLQMLEEDMHLHVHKENNVLFPEAEELLAAE
- the pdxS gene encoding pyridoxal 5'-phosphate synthase lyase subunit PdxS, with translation MAEPTDIEELKRGSELVKRGFARMQKGGVIMDVVNPEQARIAEDAGAVAVMALEAVPADIRKRGGVARMADPADVEEIIEEVSIPVMGKSRIGHTTEAQILESVGVDMIDESEVLTPADDKYHIDKREFTAPFVCGARNLGEALRRIEEGAAMIRTKGEAGTGDVNQAVHHQRTIKGEIRKLEGMTHEEREAYARDIEAPAHLVHETAEAGRLPVVNFAAGGIATPADAALMMHHGCDGIFVGSGIFGAEDPEAMADAIVEATNNWDDPDRLAAISKDIGSGMKGEANADLPDEEKLQGRGN
- a CDS encoding efflux RND transporter permease subunit, producing the protein MTAGDRVADFVVSHSRLVIVILLLVTAGVAAGVDPSPDSRSIGDVQADSPEQRALDDIEANFSTDDRTVAQVVVRGDDVLTRESMVETLRLQRTLRDDEEIGPTLADDRPTVGLANLVATAAIHAGGGESATGTPSLDDQISRLESMDDDEFDRVLSAVLDPESESVPADPYRFLPSDYEPGTTDAEARTLFVFQTTDEGGTGDEGATGDEDATDDDSTGVTTDEAFDAQVAIADIVDERFGDSAFVFGAGIVESESGNALVDSFVVLLPLAFLLVLVVLAVAYRDVLDVALGLVGVGLVLAWLGGVMGWLGIPSSQLLIAVPFLLIGLSIDYALHVVMRYREAGREAPEADPAAAMRAGLAGVLVALAAATLSTGIGFLSNLVSSIPAIRDFALLSAAGIFATFVVFGLLVPALKVELDGWLADRGRDRRKTAFGVEAGVANRVLSVGGEAALRVPVAVVALALVVSAAGGVAATDIDTEFNEQDFLPLDAPEWAKSLPGPLAPGDYDIRENAEFVGDSFARPGGGGQTEVLVEGNVTDPETLDRIVEGQRVASDRAAFVARSDGTATVESPATVLRSVADRDEDLARRIDASDTDGDGLPDENLTAVYDALFDAAPEEAATVLHRTDDGRYVAARLSLSVRGSASAQDAAADTRAVAEAVADAPRASAIATGGQVVTAVAQDGLLETLVEALAVTLVAILGLLAALYWRRYRAPALGVVTLVPVVCALAWLLGTMWVLDIPFNTETAVITSLAIGLGVDYSIHFSERFVEERRGSDSTAETLRTTITGTGGALLGSATTTAAGFGVLGFALTPPIRRFGIVTGLSIVFAFVACMTVLPSLLVLWDRYVA